Below is a window of Phocoena sinus isolate mPhoSin1 chromosome 2, mPhoSin1.pri, whole genome shotgun sequence DNA.
CCTCcttggggaagtggggagaggatcGCGCTGCGCGTGGGGGCCCGGGAAGGGTTGGGCTGCGGGCGTCTAGAGTGACCATGGACTGGGGCGTTGGGGTATGGGAACGGGGTACAAAACCCACATCTAAGTGCGCTGCTCCACGAAGGAACGTGGGGGTAGTAGCATTTGAGACTCCAAGGAGTTGGGTCCAGGTGGGCAGGGGAACCTGCGGTGCACTGCTGAGCAGACCTGGGCGCTCGAGAATGGCCCGGCCTCTGGATCTGACTTTGGGGTAGGGCAGGGAGTTGTGGGACGTCCTGCATCCCTGCGGAGTCTGAAGGCTCCTCTCCTTAACAGCCGggctttttccctccttcccaacTGAGTTTGGGCGCCAAGCCCCCGAGTGCTCATCACGCTGGACCCTGGCGCGGAGCCCTGGCATCACGACTCGGAGGCCGAGATTCTCTCCTGGAGTCACCCAGGTctgctgtgtggtgtgtgtgtgtgtgtgtgtgtgtgtgtgtatgtgtatgtgtgcgttcCCAGATTTTAGCCCTCGTCGAGGTTCAGAATGTCTAGCTACTGCTTCTCCTAGGAGAAGGAGTCTGAGTTCAGCATCCCTGTTAAGAGTCCTTAAAGGCTGGGACGGCTCCAGCAGGCTTTAGATCCCCTTGCTAGGAATAAAGACTTCCCTGGTAGGGCACTTAGGAAGTGCCCTTCTCCTGCCGGTTTGCACACCACCTCTTCAGctcaggggaaggggagaagaaggTCTCTTTACTGTATCTCAGTTTACACTTGACCTTGTCCAGCACCTGTCCAGAGGCTCCCACCTGCAGAAGAGCCACCTGCAGTTCCTGTGGATAGTGGGAAGGGTCCCCCTCAGGCTTGCAGAGCCACACCCTCTGGCTGCACCTCCCCCACTGTCCAGTCCAGGCAAGGGTGGAATTTGGGGCTTTGCTGGGAGCGGGTGGGGGAGGTGATAGGCTTCAAAGGAAAACCCAAGACAATGACTCCTGACTGTGATTGGCTTTGGAGGGCCCCATCTTAGGTTGGGATTGCCAACTTGCAGAGAGGAGGTggaagggcaggaggggagcCCCTGCCAGGTGACTGGCAGGACAGCACTTGGCCCTTTCAGCGGGAAACCTTGTTTCCTGGTACTGATAAAGTGTAGTTCTCTCACTCCCCTTTGGGAAACACTGTCCAAAGAATACCATGTGCCTGTTTTGCCATCCAAGCGGGCATCTCCTCGCTGTCCAGGGAAGAGGGCAGGATAGGGACCATAGATAGCTCAAGGACAGGATGGGATGGAGGGAGGGTTGAAGCAAGCACTTCAGAGAGAGCTCGCATTTGAGAAAGCCAAGATTTCTGAATTTAACTGAGCTTCCTTAAATACTTTACCAACCCACAGACCATTTGGCTTGTTCTTCAAAGGCGAGAGACTGGGAGACAGAATTCCCAGGGGACCTCTAATTGACTCTGGCAATGACAAACACTGTCTCTCTGTATCCTTAACCATTCAGGTGGTTGCTTTTCTGGCTGCCTCAGGGACCCTAAGGGGTTCCTGGTGTGTGTATAAGGGGTTGGCTCGGGAGCTCAAGATGCTGCGTGGCTCCACGCTCAGACTTCCAAGAGTCATCGGGTGGAGCAAGTGGAACTTCTTTATCAACAAGAAACTCATGTCAACAACCTAAGGAGTTTAGGCAGCGAGTGAGGTCACAGACAGAGGGCTAAATTTCACTTCCTTCTGTGAGGCAGGTTGTACCAATCTCAGGTTCAGCGCTGGCAGGAGTGGTAGGCTGTGGGGGAAAATTTGAAGTTGTGGAGACTAGTGAGTAGACTGAGCTGGGGTAGGCTGGCCGCTTTCCTGGATGCTGGACCTCCCCTCTAGGCTAAGCTGTGGTGGGCAGACAGCTGTACTCTGCTGACAGGGCAGCTGCAATGACTAACCTGGGTTTTTCTCCGCTCTCTCTCCCAGGACACACTCTTACCACATGGTTCAGCCTGTTTGTTGTGTTGAGCAAGCAGGGGGTGGAGACTAGGGTCTTGGGTAGGGCTTAGCAGGTTTGGAGGGAACCTGGCCACCCTAGGACtgctggcttttgttttttgctgctGAGCCCGGGAGCTCAGCTCAGAGTGAGATGAGAGTTTGGTGGTTACTCCTCAGGCcggtgagtgagtgtgtgtgtgtgtgtgtgttgtgagcaCTGTGTGTACAGCCAGTCACAGCGCCCTCTGCCCTCCCACAGCTACTCATAGAGGCTAGTCTTGTTGACATTTCTCCAGGTACCCTGCGTGCTTGTAGCAGCTGATCATACCCCTCTATGGCTCAGAGTCAATAGCAGTCAAACTGCATGACCGTGACCAGCCTGGGTTAGAAGAAGAGGCCGAGGGGAGGGAAGGTGGTTCTGAGTGGGCCCAGGGAAGAAGCGTGGAGAGTCTCAGAACTGCGAGGCAGCCCACATGAGGGGGCAGTGTCACCCTTGGCAGTGCTTTAGCTCTAGGGTTGTCTGTCATCAGTACCTGACCCCACTTCTCCACATAAGAAGGGggagcaggagagaaggaaggggaggggagtcCTTCCAGGTATAGCCTGGGTGGGGGCAGCCTCCCGGATGCCTGCATTGCACCCTAACAGGGGAGATGGAGCCACCCCAGTGTGTGGAGGAGCTGGAGGATGATGTGTTCCAGCCAGAGGATGGGGAGCCGGGGACCCAGCCTGGGAGCTTGCTCTCTGCTGACCTGTTTGCCCAGAGCCAGCTGGACTGCCCCCTCAGCCGTCTGCAGCTCTTCCCTCTCACGCACTGCTGTGGCCCTGGGCTTCGACCCACCAGCCAGGAAGACAAGGCTACCCAGACTCTCAGTCCAGCCTCCCCAAGCCAGGGTGTCATGCTGCCTTGTGGGGTGACTGAGGAACCCCAGCGACTCTTTTATGGTGAGTGCTCTTAGCCTCAGGACTCCTCCCTTAGAGACTGGGGGAAAAGAGGGGACTTTCCCTCCCCAAACCTGTGCTTTgctatttccttccccaaattGAGCAGCAAGGGCTATCGATTCTTCAACTCTCACCTGCTGCTTCTCGGCTTGTTACTGCTCCTCACCTGTGCTCCTCAGGCCCCAAGCAGGGCAGATTGCCTTGCCGTTCTTTCTGCTCTTTTGTCCCTTTCTGGAAGGATCTTTGGGTCCATGGTGTCTCCTTGGGTTGGAAGAAGGGTACCTGGGTCTCGGCCTTTACATCCTGTGGCCTGTTGTGTGGCCCAGCCCTTTGTGTGGTGATAGTGATGTACCTTCTGTAAAGTGGCTAACGCTGCGTGGGGAAGGCTGGGGGTCTGTGACTCACTGTTAACACTGAAGGGAAAAACCCAGCCTGTTCTGGGAGGGTAGGTTCTTGAAGGCAGAAGGTGGCCCCCAGCTGTCActtgggactttctgtgcttggAAGGGGAACTGGAGAAAGAGGTTGGGCCTGCCTGGGCTCAGTGCCAGCAAAGGGGCTGTTTCCAAGGCTCAATCAGACAAGACCCCTTCAtttgtgggcttcagtggttggtTTTATGAGCAATCTGCCTTCCTCTGGCAAAAGGGCAGGGTTAGACACTcagtctgttttcttcatttagcaCAAAGCTTCTGGAGAGAGGGCCGAGGTTTGGAGGCTATCTTGCTGTGTCTGACAGAGCAGATTGAGGAGACGCTGCAGTTATTCCCAGAGGGAGCTGCCCTATAGGACAATTCTGGCAAAGTAGTCCTGGCAGGAGTCTGAGAAGATAGATAAGGCAGGCGGGGAAGAGGGAAAGACGGGAGCAGGCCGGCGGGCGCCCCTAGTGGCAGCTCTTGGTAAGTGAGGAGCGCAGGTCTAGAGGTCTGGCCTGGGACTGCCTCCAGAAAGGAACTTGGCTAACCTGTGGCTCAGAGGAGTCCTCTCTCCGTATTTTTTTGTGTCACTGCCCAGAGCTTCAGGGCCTGAGACCAGCCTTCCTCTGCTGCACTAAAAAGCGAAGATACTTTTTTGCCTTTCTCGTTCTCTGTCCCCTTGCTTTGCTCAACCCAGGAACTCTGGAGAGCTGCCTCCAGTGCTTTTCCAGAGAAGAGCTTCAGCCTGCTACTACTATATGAgggtaataaataataaactgtgGTCAAGCGTAGCTGGGTAAATAAGGACAGAAGGTTGGCAAGTTCACCCACACCTATTACCTTTGCCATGGCACTGCCGGTGAATGGAGGACT
It encodes the following:
- the BMF gene encoding bcl-2-modifying factor isoform X1 → MEPPQCVEELEDDVFQPEDGEPGTQPGSLLSADLFAQSQLDCPLSRLQLFPLTHCCGPGLRPTSQEDKATQTLSPASPSQGVMLPCGVTEEPQRLFYGNAGYRLPLPAGFPAGLPLGEQPAEGQWQHRAEVQIARKLQRIADQFHRLHMQQHQQNRNRVWWQILLFLHNLALNGDENRNGAGPR